The window TCGCCGGCCACATTAGCAGCCCGGTCAAGGGCGAGGGCAGCGTTTTCCGCAACCTGCCGGCGATCGCCAACAAGCTCGGCAGCCGCGTCTCCGTGCAGACGGCGGCCGGCAACTGGTTTCACTACACGATCACGGGTACGAACGTGGTGCTGCCGACGGACACCTGGGTGATGGATACGGCGACGGCGCCGGTCGTCACGCTGCTCACCTGCGTGCCCGACGGCGTCTACACGCACCGCTTCGTGGCGCTGGGCCGGCTCGCGGCATAAGGCGAGCGCCTTGCCGGGTTGCAGTGGCCGTCAGTCGGAGGCGGGATGACGCAGCTTGCCCGTCATCCCGCCTTGACCCGGGTGCTGTGCGCGTCGCCGCAAAGCTACGAATAGCGCTCCTCGCGCCACGGGTCGCCGTGGATGTGGTACCCGTACGTCTCCCAAAAGCCGGGGCGCTCGCGGTCGATGAACTGCAAGCCCCGCACCCACTTGGCGCTCTTCCAGAAGTAGAGCTTTGGCACCACGAGGCGCAGCGGCCAGCCGTGCTCCGGCTCGAGATCCTGGCCGTTGTGCGCCCAGGCGAGCAACACATCGTCGTCCAGCAGCTCTTCCATCGCGATGTTCGTCGTGTAGCCGCCGTGGGAGTGCACCATCACGTGCATGGCTTCTGGCTTCAGACGCACGTGCTGCATCAGGTCCGTGAGCTTGACGCCGGTGAAATCGTTGTCGAACTTGCTCCAATGCGTCACGCAGTGGATGTCGCAGTGAATTGTCGTGTTGGGCAGGGCGCGCAGCTCGTCGTAGCTCAGCGAAAGCTTCTCTTCCACCAGGCCGACGACCTCGAAGCGCCAGGTCTCCTTGTCGAAGCGTGGGATGCCGCCGTAGTGCAGCACCGGCCAGCCGTCGGTCAGCCGCTGGCCCGGCGGCAGGCGGTCGCCGTACGTGGCACGCTCCGACCTCTCACGCCGCCCAAAAATGTCGATCGCCACGCCCGCCTCCTGTGTGCGAGGCCGGTGTTTCGGCCTCGAATCGATCATAGGTATCGTCTCTGGAAGGGGTCAAGGCGTTACATCGTCACGAACGTGAGGGGAAATACCTCCTCTGACACGGGTGACACGGGCGCCTGTGACGCCGGCTCCTGTTCGCCAGCGCCGGACCGCACTGGCGCCGCTTGCACGGAAGGGTGCCCGGCGGCCGATTGTTGGCGTGCGGCGGCATGAATGGTACGCTCGACCGGTGAGCGATATCGCTGAAGGCCACCTCGATCGTACCCTGGCTTCCCCGGTGCGCCCGGCCGCGGCGCGGGGGCGCCAGTGGTGGCTGCTGGCGTTGGTGGCGATCGTTGTGCTGGCGGCCGATCAGCTCTCCAAGCACCTGGTGCGCACGCATCTGCAGATGGGCGAGTCGTGGCCCTCCTCCGGTTGGTTCGTGCACATCTCGCACGTAACCAACACCGGCGCCGCCTTCGGCATCTTGCAGGATCAGACCGTCTTCCTCGTCGTCACGAGCCTGATCGGGCTCGGCGCGATCGTGCT of the Dehalococcoidia bacterium genome contains:
- a CDS encoding sulfite oxidase-like oxidoreductase, with protein sequence MAIDIFGRRERSERATYGDRLPPGQRLTDGWPVLHYGGIPRFDKETWRFEVVGLVEEKLSLSYDELRALPNTTIHCDIHCVTHWSKFDNDFTGVKLTDLMQHVRLKPEAMHVMVHSHGGYTTNIAMEELLDDDVLLAWAHNGQDLEPEHGWPLRLVVPKLYFWKSAKWVRGLQFIDRERPGFWETYGYHIHGDPWREERYS
- the lspA gene encoding signal peptidase II; this translates as MSDIAEGHLDRTLASPVRPAAARGRQWWLLALVAIVVLAADQLSKHLVRTHLQMGESWPSSGWFVHISHVTNTGAAFGILQDQTVFLVVTSLIGLGAIVLYYLYPPFHHPVLRVAFGMQLGGAIGNLSDRVRLGSVTDFIKFPHYPYFNVADSCIVVGVCVLAWFLVFRDGRDGEQQREQR